A genomic segment from Oncorhynchus clarkii lewisi isolate Uvic-CL-2024 chromosome 14, UVic_Ocla_1.0, whole genome shotgun sequence encodes:
- the LOC139366051 gene encoding leucine-rich repeat transmembrane protein FLRT1-like: MAAESLTELRDWLFLLLLCLTLLAEMLELAAAAVAMEEGEEDFPCPSVCRCDEGFVYCNDRSLSMIPPLPLTATVLYLQSNRLANSGLPASLERSSSIRVVYLYANQLDEFPIHLPPSLRELHLQDNNIRTLPRTVLARLPLLERLHLDDNSISTVSIQERAFSGTRRLRLLFLSRNHLSSIPAGLPASLEELRLDDNRINTIPTHAFRGLASLRRLVLDGNLLANTRIADDTFSRLANLTELSLVRNALQAPPINLPSTHLMRLHLQDNGLIHVPRGTLDGMRRLQRLDLSGNNLTTLPRGLLRDTDGLELLLLRGNPWYCGCNLHWLHAWLYGRGAAVTVRGLTCHGPEAVRGQALRDLSGLMDQCEGPPGGVNSVGGRGGVVTSTTTFPPTQGSLFTLRAIRPGLVKPLPPGGEAGGHASHNALELTVKPLSADSVQVTWLCPQPAPSFRLSWLRLGSSAALGSITETLVPGERQQYLLTQLTPRSHYLICLLPLRSTSSHSGGSQRGQQQEKDTTDQSPVCSQIETGEALRPEGGNGGEDSDTEMAALPLAEIIGGATALVSLILIFGIFCWYGQRTGYVSGETDSYGVRGQRVVGKPYDDYVESGTKKDSSILEIRSPGFAMTPMTTHQPLQPKGGEDVTYVHTIFPSTHGNGTYRSNQSHNGIITQLGHTAGYGTNQGYREQGMIPDIDYSYT; this comes from the exons ATGGCTGCCGAGAGTCTGACCGAGCTCCGTGATTGGCTCTTTCTGCTCCTCCTGTGCCTGACTCTATTGGCCGAGATGCTGGAGTTGGCGGCGGCAGCAGTTGCCATGGAGGAAGGCGAGGAAGACTTCCCGTGCCCGTCAGTGTGCCGGTGTGACGAGGGCTTCGTTTACTGTAACGACCGGAGCCTGAGCATGATCCCTCCTCTACCGTTAACAGCTACCGTTCTCTACCTACAGAGCAACCGGTTGGCCAACTCCGGCCTGCCGGCGTCGTTAGAGCGCAGCAGTAGTATCCGTGTGGTCTACCTTTACGCCAACCAACTAGACGAGTTTCCTATACACCTGCCGCCGTCGCTACGGGAACTACACCTGCAGGACAACAACATTCGGACGTTGCCGCGCACGGTGTTGGCCAGGTTACCGTTGCTAGAGAGGCTACACCTGGACGACAACTCCATCTCCACGGTGAGCATTCAGGAGCGGGCCTTCTCCGGTACGCGGCGGCTGAGGTTACTCTTCCTCTCCCGGAACCACCTGTCCAGCATCCCAGCCGGCCTCCCGGCTTCTTTAGAGGAGCTGAGGTTAGACGACAACCGCATCAACACCATCCCCACCCACGCCTTCCGGGGCCTGGCCTCACTGAGACGCCTGGTCCTGGACGGGAATCTCCTGGCCAACACCCGCATCGCTGATGACACCTTCTCCCGCCTGGCCAACCTCACGGAGCTGTCGCTAGTCCGCAATGCCCTGCAGGCCCCACCCATCAACCTGCCCAGCACACACCTGATGAGGCTGCACCTGCAGGACAACGGACTGATTCACGTGCCCCGGGGGACCCTGGACGGGATGAGGAGGCTGCAGCGGCTGGATCTGTCAG GGAAcaacctgaccactctgccccGGGGGCTGCTGAGGGACACGGACGGCCTGGAGCTGTTGCTGCTCCGGGGGAACCCCTGGTACTGTGGCTGCAACCTGCACTGGCTCCACGCCTGGCTGTATGGCCGCGGGGCGGCGGTGACAGTACGGGGCCTGACCTGCCACGGACCGGAGGCGGTGCGAGGCCAGGCCCTCAGGGACCTCTCTGGGCTCATGGACCAGTGTGAAGGCCCCCCAGGAGGGGTGAACAGTGTGGGGGGTAGAGGAGGTGTCGTCACTAGTACTACCACCTTTCCCCCCACCCAGGGCTCTCTGTTCACCCTCAGAGCCATACGGCCGGGCCTGGTGAAGCCATTACCACCGGGAGGAGAGGCGGGGGGTCATGCCTCACACAACGCTTTAGAACTCACCGTGAAGCCTCTGTCAGCGGACAGTGTGCAGGTGACGTGGCTGTGCCCGCAACCGGCGCCCTCCTTCCGGCTGTCCTGGCTGAGGCTGGGCAGCAGCGCCGCTCTGGGTTCCATCACAGAGACGCTAGTACCCGGGGAGAGACAGCAGTACCTACTGACCCAGCTCACGCCACGATCACACTATCTCATCTGCCTGCTCCCCCTGCGCTCCACATCCTCCCACTCTGGAGGGTCACAGAGAGGACAGCAACAGGAAAAGGACACAACAGACCAGAGCCCTGTCTGCTCTCAGATAGAGACGGGGGAGGCTCTGCGCCCCGAGGGGGGAAATGGGGGTGAGGACTCGGACACAGAGATGGCAGCCCTCCCCCTGGCCGAGATCATTGGCGGAGCCACAGCCCTGGTCTCCCTCATACTCATCTTCGGCATCTTCTGCTGGTATGGCCAGCGCACCGGGTATGTCTCCGGGGAAACAGACTCCTATGGGGTCAGAGGTCAGCGCGTGGTCGGGAAGCCGTACGATGACTACGTGGAGTCGGGTACTAAGAAGGACAGCTCCATCCTGGAGATCAGGAGCCCCGGCTTCGCCATGACGCCCATGACGACCCATCAGCCACTGCAACCCAAAGGAGGGGAGGACGTGACCTACGTGCACACCATCTTCCCCTCAACGCATGGTAACGGCACCTACCGAAGCAACCAGAGTCACAACGGCATCATCACCCAACTGGGTCACACGGCAGGCTACGGGACCAACCAGGGTTACCGGGAGCAAGGGATGATCCCGGATATAGACTACTCCTACACGTGA